In a genomic window of Thermoanaerobaculales bacterium:
- a CDS encoding acetyl-CoA hydrolase/transferase C-terminal domain-containing protein — MNWVDIYRRRVTTAERAVLDIRSGDRVWVHPGCNTPKRLIEAMVARAPELENVEVAHILTLADAPYAAPGMEGHFRHRALFMGANVREAVKAGRADFVPVHLHEVPTLITSGLMPIDVALIHISPPDEHGFCSFGVGVDATKAAVESARTTIALVNQQMPRTLGDSFVHVSKLTHVVEVDEPVLELPMATEVSDVSRAIGRNVASLIPDGATLQMGIGEIPDAVLIFLQGKRHLGVHTEMFSDGLVAAFEAGVVTNERKTLHRGKIVTSFVLGTRKAFSFVDNNPFMEFHPNEYVNDPFIVAQNDNMVAINSALAVDLTGQVCADSIGTSMYSGFGGQLDFIRGAARSKGGVPVIALPSTAKEGKLSRITDTLLPGSGVVTTRADVHYVVTEHGIANLYGRSLRERARRLIDIAHPDFREQLERAAAERKLL, encoded by the coding sequence GTGAACTGGGTCGACATCTACCGGCGGCGTGTCACCACGGCGGAACGCGCGGTCCTCGACATCCGGTCCGGCGACCGGGTGTGGGTCCACCCCGGCTGCAACACGCCGAAGCGGCTGATCGAGGCCATGGTCGCGCGCGCCCCGGAGCTCGAGAACGTGGAGGTGGCGCACATCCTGACCCTGGCCGATGCGCCCTACGCGGCGCCCGGCATGGAGGGCCACTTCCGCCATCGGGCGCTGTTCATGGGCGCCAACGTCCGCGAGGCGGTCAAGGCCGGCCGCGCCGACTTCGTGCCGGTGCACCTCCACGAGGTCCCCACCCTGATCACGAGCGGCCTGATGCCGATCGACGTGGCCCTGATCCACATCTCGCCGCCGGACGAGCACGGCTTCTGCTCCTTCGGAGTCGGGGTCGACGCCACCAAGGCCGCGGTCGAGAGCGCCCGCACGACGATCGCGCTCGTCAACCAGCAGATGCCGAGGACCCTCGGTGACTCGTTCGTGCACGTGTCCAAGCTGACCCACGTGGTCGAGGTCGACGAGCCGGTGCTCGAGCTGCCGATGGCCACCGAGGTGTCCGACGTGTCGCGAGCCATCGGCAGGAACGTCGCGTCGTTGATCCCCGACGGCGCCACCCTCCAGATGGGCATCGGCGAGATCCCGGACGCCGTCCTGATCTTCCTCCAGGGCAAGCGGCACCTCGGGGTCCACACCGAGATGTTCTCGGACGGGCTGGTCGCGGCCTTCGAGGCCGGGGTCGTCACCAACGAGCGCAAGACCCTCCACCGCGGCAAGATCGTGACGTCGTTCGTGCTCGGGACCCGCAAGGCGTTCTCGTTCGTGGACAACAACCCGTTCATGGAGTTCCACCCCAACGAGTACGTCAACGACCCCTTCATCGTGGCGCAGAACGACAACATGGTGGCCATCAACTCGGCGCTGGCGGTCGACCTCACCGGACAGGTCTGCGCCGACTCGATCGGAACCTCGATGTACTCGGGCTTCGGCGGCCAGCTCGACTTCATCCGCGGCGCGGCGCGCTCCAAGGGAGGCGTCCCGGTGATCGCGCTGCCGTCGACCGCGAAGGAGGGGAAGCTGTCGCGGATCACCGACACCCTGCTCCCGGGGTCCGGCGTTGTCACCACTCGCGCCGATGTCCACTACGTCGTCACCGAGCACGGCATCGCCAACCTCTACGGCAGAAGCCTGCGGGAGCGCGCCCGGCGGCTGATCGACATCGCGCACCCCGACTTCCGCGAGCAGCTCGAGCGGGCGGCGGCCGAGCGGAAGCTGCTGTAG
- a CDS encoding ABC transporter permease — MRTLLNILVKELLQLRRDPRILPILFIAPVIQLTILGYAATTDVRRVELAVCDLDRTAASRDLVRRFTGSSYFRLVASVDEQRDLDRWLDSGRARIALTIPAGFSADREAGRGADVQLVADGSDAMAGTLGLSYAQGVLEQVAESEGLRLPVELRPKVLYNPDLVSRNFMVPAVLAMILMIMTMMLTSMALVREIELGTMEQLLVTPLKPGAIIAGKLVPYALVGAVEILTAMPVVLLWFRVPLRGSLAVLALLTAPFMLCTLGLGLLVSTLSRTQQQAMMISTFVFMLPQIYLSGFVFPIQNMPRAFQAITYAVPLRYYVEVLRGVFLKGVGLEVLWRQGLVMLALGTVILALARIRFRQRLG, encoded by the coding sequence ATGCGAACCCTGCTCAACATCCTCGTCAAGGAGCTGCTCCAGCTTCGGCGCGACCCCAGGATCCTGCCGATCCTGTTCATCGCGCCGGTGATCCAGTTGACGATCCTCGGCTACGCCGCCACCACCGACGTCCGCCGCGTCGAGCTCGCGGTGTGCGATCTCGACCGCACCGCAGCCAGCCGCGACCTCGTGCGCCGCTTCACCGGCTCTTCCTACTTCCGGCTGGTGGCTTCCGTCGACGAGCAGCGCGACCTCGACCGCTGGCTGGACAGCGGGCGCGCCCGGATCGCGCTCACCATCCCGGCCGGGTTCTCGGCCGACCGCGAGGCCGGCCGCGGCGCCGACGTCCAGCTGGTGGCCGACGGGTCGGACGCGATGGCCGGCACTCTCGGCCTGAGCTACGCCCAGGGCGTCCTCGAGCAGGTGGCGGAGTCCGAGGGGCTCCGCCTGCCGGTCGAGCTTCGGCCCAAGGTGCTGTACAACCCCGACCTGGTCAGCCGCAACTTCATGGTGCCGGCCGTGCTCGCCATGATCCTCATGATCATGACCATGATGCTGACGTCGATGGCGCTGGTGCGCGAGATCGAGCTCGGCACCATGGAGCAGCTCCTGGTGACCCCGCTCAAGCCGGGCGCGATCATCGCCGGCAAGCTGGTGCCGTACGCCCTCGTAGGCGCTGTCGAGATCCTGACCGCGATGCCGGTGGTGCTGCTCTGGTTCCGGGTCCCGCTGCGCGGGTCGCTCGCCGTGCTGGCCCTGCTCACCGCGCCTTTCATGCTGTGCACGCTCGGGCTCGGGCTGCTGGTCTCGACGCTGTCGAGAACCCAGCAGCAGGCGATGATGATCTCGACCTTCGTCTTCATGCTGCCGCAGATCTACCTGTCGGGCTTCGTCTTCCCGATCCAGAACATGCCGAGGGCCTTCCAGGCGATCACCTACGCGGTGCCGCTGCGCTACTACGTCGAGGTGCTGCGCGGCGTGTTCCTCAAGGGAGTCGGGCTCGAGGTGCTGTGGCGCCAAGGCCTCGTCATGCTCGCGCTCGGGACCGTCATCCTCGCCCTCGCCCGGATCCGGTTCCGCCAGCGCCTCGGCTAG
- a CDS encoding (deoxy)nucleoside triphosphate pyrophosphohydrolase, whose protein sequence is MTSSDSALTTFTVVAAVIHDHAGRVLLARRPAGRHMAGLWEFPGGKVHDGEAPVSALERELAEELDLEVAVGEPLTFAVHEEAGLRILLLFFEAAIRRGAPRPREGQEIAWVAPADLRRYPTPPGDAGLIERLAAAARP, encoded by the coding sequence GTGACCAGCTCAGACTCCGCCCTCACTACCTTCACCGTGGTCGCGGCCGTGATCCACGACCACGCCGGCCGGGTCCTGCTCGCCCGCCGGCCAGCTGGCCGCCACATGGCCGGCCTGTGGGAGTTCCCCGGCGGCAAGGTCCATGATGGCGAGGCGCCGGTGTCGGCGCTCGAGCGCGAGCTCGCCGAGGAGCTGGACCTCGAGGTCGCGGTCGGCGAACCGCTCACCTTCGCGGTCCACGAGGAGGCGGGGCTGCGGATCCTGCTCCTGTTCTTCGAGGCCGCCATCCGGCGCGGCGCGCCACGGCCGCGGGAGGGGCAGGAGATTGCCTGGGTGGCGCCGGCCGACCTCCGCCGCTATCCCACCCCACCAGGTGACGCCGGCCTCATCGAACGGCTGGCGGCCGCGGCGAGGCCTTGA
- the mazG gene encoding nucleoside triphosphate pyrophosphohydrolase, whose protein sequence is MSDAFDRLVAIMDRLRDPGGCPWDREQTLNSLAGYLLEEAYEVVDAIAADDGARLREELGDLLLQIVFLARIARERGWFGIDDVSDAISGKMVRRHPHVFGDREVSGSREVKQNWEDIKTEERGADHPGSTLDGVPRSLPALLKAFRMTEKAAAVGFDWRRPRDVMAKLHEEVAELEAELDGLIAADADRVRAEMGDVLFVMANLARHLGVEPETALQGTNAKFLRRFRAMEADARARGCGLRELDLAEQDALWEAAKRAEADAG, encoded by the coding sequence ATGTCCGACGCATTCGACCGTCTGGTGGCGATCATGGACCGGCTGCGCGACCCTGGGGGCTGCCCCTGGGACCGCGAGCAGACCCTCAACAGCCTGGCGGGCTACCTCCTCGAGGAGGCCTACGAGGTGGTCGACGCGATCGCGGCCGACGACGGCGCGCGGCTGCGCGAGGAGCTCGGGGACCTGCTCCTGCAGATCGTGTTTCTCGCCCGGATCGCCCGCGAGCGGGGGTGGTTCGGGATCGACGACGTGTCCGACGCGATCTCCGGGAAGATGGTGCGGCGGCACCCGCACGTGTTCGGTGACCGGGAGGTGTCGGGCTCGCGCGAGGTGAAGCAGAACTGGGAGGACATCAAGACCGAGGAGCGCGGCGCCGATCACCCCGGATCGACGCTCGACGGCGTGCCACGCTCCCTGCCGGCCCTGCTCAAGGCCTTCCGGATGACCGAAAAGGCGGCCGCGGTCGGCTTTGACTGGCGGCGACCTCGCGACGTGATGGCGAAGCTCCACGAGGAGGTCGCGGAGCTCGAGGCCGAGCTCGACGGCCTGATCGCCGCCGACGCGGACCGAGTGCGCGCCGAGATGGGCGACGTGCTGTTCGTGATGGCGAACCTGGCGCGCCACCTCGGGGTCGAGCCCGAGACCGCGCTGCAGGGGACCAACGCCAAGTTCCTGCGCCGGTTCCGGGCCATGGAGGCGGACGCGCGGGCGCGGGGATGTGGCCTGCGCGAGCTCGATCTGGCCGAGCAGGACGCGCTCTGGGAGGCGGCCAAGCGGGCGGAGGCCGACGCGGGCTAG
- a CDS encoding alanine dehydrogenase encodes MDVGLLRDRRPFEHRIGLTPGGVKALTDRGHRVYVESNAGLGAGFTDEDYRQVGATIVFSEEETLLRSQLVLRISPPPTADYDRFQPGQIVLSSWHLALAPADRFATLLERKIATVGYEIIEDDNGHAPVLQAMSEIAGRIAVTVGSGLLLNEFGGKGLVMSGSPGIPPASLVILGAGTLGRAAAETARGIGAHVVVLDRSVDALRRVQDRVGFNVPTMIATRSNLEKALGFADIFLCAVAVHGERTPQLVTRGMLRLMKPRSVIMDLSIDQGGCCETSRPTDFSNPTYEVDGIIHFCVPNLPSTASRASTRALTDAILPFVEEIADHGFDRAIAENSALCRGTYTYDGACVRRRLAEQLHVPYRNPGGGTP; translated from the coding sequence ATGGATGTCGGGCTGCTCAGGGACCGCCGGCCGTTCGAGCATCGGATCGGCCTCACGCCGGGCGGCGTCAAGGCGCTGACCGACCGCGGCCACCGGGTGTACGTGGAGAGCAACGCCGGCCTCGGAGCCGGGTTCACCGACGAGGACTACCGCCAGGTCGGCGCGACGATCGTGTTCTCGGAGGAGGAGACCCTGCTCCGGTCGCAGCTGGTGCTGCGGATCTCGCCTCCTCCGACGGCGGACTACGACCGCTTCCAGCCCGGCCAGATCGTGCTGTCCTCCTGGCACCTCGCGCTGGCGCCGGCCGACCGGTTCGCGACGCTGCTCGAGCGCAAGATTGCCACCGTCGGTTACGAGATCATCGAGGACGACAACGGCCACGCGCCGGTGCTCCAGGCGATGTCCGAGATCGCCGGCCGGATCGCGGTGACGGTCGGCTCGGGCCTGCTCCTCAATGAGTTCGGCGGCAAGGGCCTGGTGATGAGCGGCTCGCCTGGGATCCCGCCCGCGTCGCTGGTCATCCTCGGCGCCGGCACGCTCGGCCGCGCTGCCGCGGAGACCGCGCGCGGGATCGGCGCCCACGTCGTGGTGCTGGATCGCAGCGTCGACGCGCTGCGGCGGGTCCAGGACCGGGTCGGATTCAACGTGCCGACGATGATCGCCACCCGCAGCAACCTCGAGAAGGCGCTCGGCTTCGCCGACATCTTCCTGTGCGCGGTGGCGGTCCACGGCGAGCGAACGCCGCAGCTGGTGACCCGCGGCATGCTGCGGCTGATGAAGCCGCGCTCGGTCATCATGGACCTGTCGATCGACCAGGGCGGGTGCTGCGAGACCTCGCGGCCGACCGACTTCTCCAACCCGACCTACGAGGTCGACGGCATCATCCACTTCTGCGTGCCCAACCTTCCGTCCACCGCCTCCCGGGCATCGACCCGCGCCCTGACCGACGCCATCCTGCCGTTCGTCGAGGAGATCGCCGACCACGGCTTCGACCGCGCGATCGCCGAGAACAGCGCCCTGTGCCGCGGCACCTACACCTACGACGGCGCCTGCGTGCGCAGGAGGCTTGCTGAGCAGCTCCACGTGCCGTACCGGAATCCGGGTGGAGGGACGCCGTGA
- a CDS encoding 2Fe-2S iron-sulfur cluster-binding protein gives MARGQVMDWDDLKVETAIVRCVPSGREVAVVHDTSLVEAVHQASLPLGQSCDGVGVCGFCRVRVLAGAANLTPPAAEESRLLKTLRARPEERLACCARIAGPVTITTDYW, from the coding sequence GTGGCCCGCGGGCAGGTGATGGACTGGGATGACCTCAAGGTCGAGACGGCCATCGTGCGCTGCGTGCCATCGGGGCGCGAAGTTGCGGTCGTGCACGACACCAGCCTCGTGGAGGCCGTCCATCAGGCGAGCCTGCCGCTCGGCCAGTCGTGCGACGGAGTCGGCGTGTGCGGCTTCTGCCGGGTGCGGGTGCTGGCGGGCGCGGCCAACCTGACGCCCCCGGCGGCCGAGGAGAGCCGGCTGCTCAAGACGCTGCGGGCGCGGCCCGAGGAGCGGTTGGCCTGCTGCGCGCGGATCGCGGGGCCGGTCACCATCACCACCGATTATTGGTAG
- a CDS encoding flippase-like domain-containing protein — protein sequence MTAPIPPSGRRRIAGAAVALVLVAVVLAVAGPRAVWGLLRRSDLAWVLAGAAAAGGALVMRGLRLTLLLPEGRLRPSSATLVAATAQAAALFVPARAGELALPWLLRRVAGWEVASGVGTLLAARTLDLAALGLWAGVAVVAILGPLHPLAAVAAACLVVPPLLLPVTLGVVDRLALVCLARRGQRGRRWARRVRRVRRSVDALRRRPGRLAAATAASVAMWAALWALAWFLLAGMGYRWPVAHVVGGSAVASLANLLPVNLIGNLGTLETGWTAAFIALGVPPDVAAATGLASHLWALLFAAIYGAAAWAILAARPAGR from the coding sequence ATGACGGCCCCGATTCCCCCGAGCGGCAGGCGCCGGATCGCCGGCGCGGCGGTGGCGCTCGTGCTCGTGGCGGTGGTGCTGGCGGTGGCCGGACCGCGCGCGGTGTGGGGCCTGCTGCGCCGCTCCGACCTCGCCTGGGTGCTGGCCGGCGCGGCGGCGGCCGGCGGCGCGCTGGTGATGCGCGGGCTCCGCCTCACGTTGCTGCTGCCGGAGGGACGGCTGCGTCCCTCGTCGGCCACGCTGGTGGCGGCAACCGCGCAGGCGGCGGCGCTCTTCGTCCCGGCTCGCGCGGGCGAGCTGGCGCTGCCGTGGCTGCTGCGCCGGGTCGCCGGCTGGGAGGTGGCGTCCGGTGTCGGCACCCTGCTCGCGGCGCGCACCCTCGACCTGGCGGCGCTCGGCCTGTGGGCCGGGGTCGCAGTCGTCGCCATTCTCGGCCCCCTCCACCCGCTGGCGGCGGTGGCGGCCGCGTGCCTGGTGGTGCCGCCGCTGCTGCTGCCGGTCACGCTCGGTGTGGTGGACCGCCTCGCCCTCGTGTGCCTGGCGCGCCGCGGCCAGCGTGGGCGCCGCTGGGCGCGGCGGGTCCGGCGGGTGCGACGCTCGGTCGACGCCCTGCGCCGCCGGCCCGGCCGGCTGGCCGCGGCCACGGCCGCATCGGTCGCGATGTGGGCGGCGCTGTGGGCGCTGGCGTGGTTCCTGCTGGCCGGCATGGGCTACCGGTGGCCGGTCGCGCACGTGGTCGGCGGCTCGGCCGTGGCCTCGCTCGCCAACCTGCTGCCGGTCAACCTGATCGGCAATCTCGGCACCCTCGAGACCGGCTGGACCGCGGCCTTCATCGCCCTCGGCGTGCCGCCGGATGTCGCGGCCGCGACCGGCCTCGCCTCGCACCTGTGGGCGCTGCTCTTCGCCGCCATCTACGGCGCCGCCGCCTGGGCCATCCTCGCCGCGCGACCGGCCGGCCGCTAG
- a CDS encoding ABC transporter ATP-binding protein, protein MSAIATSAAAAPAVVTARDLTRTFGDFTAVDRVSFEVARGEIFGFLGSNGAGKTTTIRILCGLLAPTSGSASVAGFDVATESARIKTRIGYMSQRFSLYLDLTVDENLRFWAGTYRLWGRELEGRLGWARDVAGLERRRTTLVRELPGGYRQRLALAACLLHRPPVVFLDEPTGGVDPEARRRFWDLIDGLAAEGTTVFVTTHSMDEAERCHRVALMHAGRLLALDTLPGLKGGFADSTVLEIECARAAQALARLEQLPGVSDAALFGDRLHAVVDGPQRGRAIESALSGAGFAPVAARPIAPSLEDVFIRAIREADQGGAP, encoded by the coding sequence ATGAGCGCGATCGCCACGTCCGCGGCCGCCGCCCCTGCGGTGGTCACCGCCCGCGACCTGACGCGCACGTTCGGAGACTTCACCGCCGTCGACCGGGTCTCGTTCGAGGTCGCCCGCGGCGAGATCTTCGGCTTCCTCGGCTCGAACGGCGCCGGCAAGACCACCACCATCCGGATCCTGTGCGGCCTGCTCGCCCCGACCTCCGGCAGCGCATCTGTCGCAGGCTTCGACGTGGCCACCGAGTCGGCGCGCATCAAGACCAGGATCGGCTACATGTCGCAGCGATTCTCGCTCTACTTAGACCTCACCGTGGACGAGAACCTGCGCTTCTGGGCCGGCACCTATCGCCTGTGGGGGCGCGAGCTCGAGGGCCGGCTGGGCTGGGCCCGGGATGTCGCCGGGCTCGAGCGCCGCCGCACCACGCTGGTGCGCGAGCTGCCCGGCGGCTACCGCCAGCGCCTCGCCCTGGCGGCCTGCCTGCTCCACCGGCCGCCGGTGGTGTTCCTCGACGAGCCCACCGGCGGCGTCGACCCGGAGGCCCGGCGCCGCTTCTGGGACTTGATCGACGGCCTCGCGGCCGAGGGCACGACGGTCTTCGTCACCACCCACTCGATGGACGAGGCCGAGCGCTGCCACCGCGTCGCCCTGATGCACGCCGGCCGGCTGCTCGCCCTCGACACGCTGCCCGGGCTCAAGGGCGGCTTCGCCGACAGCACCGTCCTCGAGATCGAGTGCGCACGGGCGGCCCAGGCCCTGGCCCGGCTCGAGCAGCTCCCCGGCGTGTCCGACGCCGCCCTGTTCGGCGACCGCCTGCACGCCGTGGTCGACGGCCCGCAGCGCGGCCGCGCCATCGAGTCGGCGCTGTCGGGCGCCGGCTTCGCGCCGGTTGCCGCGAGGCCGATCGCGCCGTCGCTCGAGGACGTCTTCATCCGGGCCATCCGCGAGGCCGACCAGGGCGGCGCCCCATGA
- a CDS encoding TolC family protein: MRNPSLSLRWGITAALWLITVGPAAADTLRVDAATAVEMALAASQRAVAADARISAAQLTVDAADAARLPVVGASAAVSQRSAVPEFAAATGGPGAEPVVIFPNIETAYAAGIGVRQPLYSGGGIQAGREAARHGLAAADGGQDLTRLDLRYEARVAYWRSIAADAALGAAEAQQRRALRLLDDARALRRAGMAVDADVLGAEARAASAQLDVVRTSTELASRLADLRSLLGLAGDVDLELADRGSHALPPLPAPLDEMVAASEGRPELAIADARIAQATATERAVAAARKPAVGLSAQWDLERPNNRYLPLEDAWNDAWSVGLRATWTVFDGQRTAAEAAAVRAEAQAISADRDELARQVRLQVETARLELEAALEAVAPADASRSAAAAREEASRERYAAGLAPIVEMLDAQAELTDAEVAQITVRVTAWIAAAALERAIGR, encoded by the coding sequence ATGAGAAACCCATCCCTGTCCCTGAGGTGGGGGATCACCGCCGCCCTCTGGTTGATCACGGTGGGCCCGGCGGCTGCCGACACGCTGCGAGTCGACGCCGCCACGGCGGTCGAGATGGCGCTGGCGGCGTCGCAGCGGGCGGTCGCGGCCGACGCGAGGATCAGCGCCGCGCAGCTTACCGTCGACGCCGCCGATGCCGCGCGGCTGCCGGTCGTCGGCGCGTCGGCCGCCGTGTCGCAGCGAAGCGCGGTCCCGGAGTTTGCCGCCGCCACCGGCGGGCCCGGGGCCGAGCCGGTCGTCATCTTCCCGAACATCGAGACCGCCTACGCCGCCGGCATCGGCGTCAGGCAGCCGCTCTACTCGGGGGGCGGGATCCAGGCTGGTCGGGAGGCGGCTCGCCACGGCCTCGCCGCCGCCGACGGCGGCCAGGACCTGACGCGGCTCGACCTCCGGTACGAGGCCCGCGTTGCCTACTGGCGGTCGATCGCCGCCGACGCCGCGCTCGGGGCAGCCGAGGCCCAGCAGCGACGGGCCCTGCGCCTCCTCGACGACGCCCGCGCCCTGCGCCGGGCTGGGATGGCGGTCGACGCCGATGTCCTGGGCGCCGAGGCGCGCGCCGCGTCGGCGCAGCTCGACGTCGTGCGCACCTCGACCGAGCTTGCCAGCCGCCTCGCCGATCTGCGGTCGCTGCTCGGCCTGGCCGGCGACGTCGACCTCGAGCTCGCCGACCGCGGCAGCCATGCGCTGCCGCCCCTGCCGGCCCCTCTCGATGAGATGGTGGCGGCCTCGGAGGGCCGCCCCGAGCTGGCGATCGCCGATGCCCGCATCGCCCAGGCGACCGCCACCGAGCGCGCGGTCGCCGCCGCCAGGAAGCCCGCCGTCGGGCTGTCCGCCCAGTGGGACCTGGAGCGGCCGAACAACCGCTATCTGCCGCTCGAGGACGCCTGGAACGACGCCTGGAGCGTCGGCCTTCGCGCCACCTGGACGGTGTTCGACGGCCAGCGGACCGCCGCCGAGGCTGCCGCCGTGCGCGCCGAGGCGCAGGCCATCTCCGCCGACCGCGACGAGCTGGCGCGGCAGGTCCGCCTCCAGGTCGAGACAGCCCGCCTCGAGCTCGAGGCCGCGCTCGAGGCGGTGGCGCCGGCAGACGCCTCGCGTTCGGCGGCTGCGGCGCGCGAGGAGGCGTCGCGGGAGCGCTACGCGGCCGGCCTCGCTCCGATCGTGGAGATGCTCGACGCGCAGGCCGAGCTCACCGATGCCGAGGTGGCGCAGATCACGGTCCGCGTCACCGCGTGGATCGCGGCCGCCGCGCTGGAGCGGGCGATCGGCCGATGA
- a CDS encoding ABC transporter permease produces MIRRVLAVAVKELLQLRRDWRTTFALVAMPVVLLLIYGFALSFDVRDIRLAVVDQSRTRASRGVIEAFLQSGYFVRVADLAEPRPLDRLFDRGTAQAALVIPADFGADVAGRRQTTLQFVLDGSDSQTASTVLGYARQIVGSATSGLYGLAVQPPVVARPLVWYNPDLSSSLFLVPGLVAFILMVTSVIATALAVVREKERGTLESLRATPLVAIELLVGKTVPYLLLASAAAAGSLILAWALFGVPVHGSIVWLGVATVLFLAGGLGWGMFLSSLADSQQVAFQLGLLTSMLPTLLLSGFIFPISSMPPALQLISHIVPARYFISALRAIVLKGAGPEVWWSDALALIAFGAVVLVLATVRTVRSL; encoded by the coding sequence ATGATCCGCCGCGTGCTCGCGGTCGCGGTCAAGGAGCTCCTGCAGCTGCGGCGCGACTGGCGGACGACCTTCGCCCTGGTCGCCATGCCGGTGGTGCTGCTGCTCATCTACGGCTTCGCGCTGAGCTTCGACGTGCGCGACATCCGGCTCGCCGTGGTCGATCAGTCCCGGACCCGCGCCTCTCGCGGGGTGATCGAGGCGTTCCTGCAGAGCGGCTACTTCGTCCGCGTCGCGGACCTCGCGGAGCCACGGCCGCTGGACCGGCTGTTCGACCGCGGAACGGCGCAGGCCGCGCTGGTGATCCCGGCCGACTTCGGCGCCGACGTCGCCGGCCGCCGGCAGACGACGCTGCAGTTCGTGCTCGACGGCTCCGACTCCCAGACCGCCAGCACCGTCCTCGGCTACGCCCGCCAGATCGTGGGCTCGGCCACCTCCGGCCTCTACGGCCTGGCGGTGCAACCGCCGGTCGTGGCGCGGCCGCTGGTCTGGTACAACCCGGACCTCAGCTCGTCGCTGTTCCTGGTTCCCGGCCTGGTCGCCTTCATCCTGATGGTGACCTCGGTCATCGCCACCGCGCTCGCGGTGGTCCGCGAGAAGGAGCGCGGCACCCTGGAGTCGCTGCGTGCCACGCCGCTGGTCGCGATCGAGCTGCTGGTCGGCAAGACCGTGCCATACCTGCTCCTGGCCTCGGCGGCCGCCGCCGGCTCACTGATCCTGGCGTGGGCGCTGTTCGGCGTCCCGGTTCACGGGTCGATCGTCTGGCTCGGCGTGGCCACGGTCCTCTTCCTCGCCGGGGGATTGGGCTGGGGGATGTTCCTGTCCTCGCTCGCCGACTCTCAGCAGGTGGCCTTCCAGCTCGGGCTGCTGACGTCGATGCTGCCGACCCTGCTGCTGTCCGGCTTCATCTTCCCGATTTCGTCGATGCCGCCGGCGCTTCAGCTCATCTCGCACATCGTGCCGGCGCGCTACTTCATCTCGGCGCTGCGCGCGATCGTGCTCAAGGGGGCCGGGCCCGAGGTGTGGTGGAGCGACGCACTCGCCCTGATCGCCTTCGGTGCCGTGGTGCTGGTGCTGGCCACGGTGCGGACGGTGCGGAGCCTGTAG
- a CDS encoding glycosyltransferase family 2 protein, producing MKLVIQIPAWNEEAHLGETIEALPRRVEGFDSVEVLVVDDGSRDSTAEVARRHGAAVLRLPVHRGLAVAFSAGLARALELGADVIVNTDADNQYDGRDVAVLVRPILDGDAQMVIGDRQVHTIRHFSLTKKLLQRLGSWVVRRLSRTSVRDATSGFRAISRLAALKLHVFTRFTYTLETILQAGEAGLSVVSVPVRINPEPRRPSRLFGSNIGYVARSLESIARIVVLYNPLRIFLGAGAVPVLVGLALLARFLYYFVSNRSPAGHVQSLIVAVILIVVGVQVWVVGIVADLIAVNRRLLEEAVERQRIAGSPRGPAGE from the coding sequence ATGAAGCTCGTCATCCAGATCCCCGCATGGAACGAGGAGGCCCACCTGGGCGAGACCATCGAGGCACTGCCGCGGCGCGTCGAGGGCTTCGACAGCGTCGAGGTGCTGGTGGTCGACGACGGCTCCCGGGACAGCACCGCGGAGGTGGCGCGGCGGCACGGGGCGGCCGTGCTCCGGCTGCCGGTCCACCGCGGCCTCGCGGTCGCCTTCTCGGCCGGCCTCGCCCGCGCGCTCGAGCTCGGCGCCGACGTCATCGTCAACACCGACGCCGACAACCAGTACGACGGCCGCGACGTTGCCGTGCTGGTGCGCCCGATCCTCGACGGCGACGCCCAGATGGTGATCGGCGACCGCCAGGTCCACACCATTCGCCACTTCTCGCTGACCAAGAAGCTGCTCCAGCGGCTGGGCTCGTGGGTGGTGCGGCGGCTGTCGCGGACGTCGGTGCGCGATGCCACCTCCGGGTTCCGGGCGATCTCGCGGCTGGCGGCGCTCAAGCTCCACGTCTTCACCCGCTTCACCTACACCCTGGAGACGATCCTCCAGGCGGGCGAGGCCGGGCTCAGCGTGGTATCGGTGCCGGTCCGGATCAACCCGGAGCCGCGGCGGCCGTCGCGGCTGTTCGGCAGCAACATCGGCTACGTGGCGCGCTCGCTCGAGAGCATCGCCCGCATCGTCGTGCTCTACAACCCGCTCCGGATCTTCCTCGGCGCCGGCGCCGTTCCGGTGCTGGTCGGCCTCGCGCTGCTCGCCCGCTTCCTCTACTACTTCGTCAGCAACCGTTCTCCGGCGGGACACGTCCAGTCGCTGATCGTGGCCGTGATCCTGATCGTGGTCGGCGTTCAGGTCTGGGTGGTCGGCATCGTCGCCGACCTGATCGCGGTCAACCGGCGGCTGCTCGAGGAGGCGGTGGAGCGGCAGCGCATCGCCGGATCCCCCCGCGGCCCAGCCGGAGAATGA